A single region of the Microcella sp. genome encodes:
- a CDS encoding heme-copper oxidase subunit III, which yields MTSTALSSSLSAPTINRPNVVAVGTIVWLGSEVMFFAGLFAIYFTLRSTSPGLWEEGTAKFNVPFALTITTILVLSSVTCQFGVFAAERLQARRTGWKPTQWGMIEWFFLTYILGAIFIVGQTYEYSVLVSEYVTLNSDAFGSAFYLTTGFHGLHVTGGLIAFLLVIGRAYAVKTFTHRDATSAIVVSYYWHFVDVVWIGLFLVIYVLQ from the coding sequence GCTCGCTCAGCGCGCCTACGATCAACCGACCGAACGTCGTCGCCGTGGGCACGATCGTGTGGCTCGGAAGCGAGGTGATGTTCTTCGCCGGCCTGTTCGCCATCTACTTCACGTTGCGATCAACCTCGCCGGGGCTGTGGGAAGAAGGCACAGCGAAGTTCAACGTTCCCTTCGCCCTCACCATCACCACGATCCTCGTGCTGTCATCGGTCACGTGCCAGTTCGGAGTATTCGCCGCCGAGCGTCTGCAGGCCCGCCGCACCGGGTGGAAGCCCACGCAGTGGGGCATGATCGAATGGTTCTTTCTCACCTACATTCTTGGCGCGATCTTCATCGTCGGGCAGACCTACGAGTACTCAGTGCTGGTGAGTGAATACGTCACCCTCAACTCTGACGCTTTCGGTTCGGCCTTCTACCTCACGACCGGCTTCCACGGCCTGCACGTGACCGGCGGCCTGATCGCGTTTCTGCTGGTGATCGGCCGCGCATATGCCGTGAAGACGTTCACTCACCGCGATGCCACGAGCGCGATCGTGGTCTCCTATTACTGGCACTTCGTCGACGTGGTCTGGATCGGTCTGTTCCTCGTCATCTACGTGCTCCAATAA
- a CDS encoding cytochrome c encodes MASTSTASSRRAGRRSPLATTALLVVGLLATGGAYALATTAASADTRAASQQLVDEGGKLFAANCASCHGLNGEGTAAGPTVIGAGALAVDFQVGTGRMPMAASGPQAEVKPVQFTQPQIDAMAAWVADLAPGPAVPADRFIAGDGDAAIGAELFRINCAMCHNVAGAGGALTEGKWAPGLAGVDPVHIYGAMVTGPQNMPVFSDMNLTPEEKNDIITYLLYIEENPSVGGWDLGSLGPVSEGLFIWIFGLGGLVAVTIWLTAKSN; translated from the coding sequence ATGGCTTCCACCTCAACCGCTTCTTCTCGCCGCGCTGGCCGTCGATCGCCGCTCGCGACCACGGCCCTGCTCGTCGTCGGCCTGCTCGCGACTGGCGGCGCCTACGCGCTCGCCACCACGGCAGCCTCAGCCGATACTCGTGCCGCGAGCCAGCAGCTCGTCGACGAAGGCGGCAAGCTCTTCGCCGCTAACTGCGCGAGCTGCCACGGTCTCAACGGCGAAGGCACCGCCGCAGGGCCCACGGTCATCGGTGCCGGAGCGCTCGCCGTCGACTTCCAGGTCGGAACCGGTCGCATGCCCATGGCAGCCTCGGGGCCGCAGGCCGAAGTGAAGCCTGTGCAGTTCACCCAGCCTCAGATTGACGCCATGGCTGCCTGGGTCGCCGACCTCGCTCCCGGCCCGGCAGTGCCGGCCGACCGCTTCATCGCCGGCGACGGCGACGCCGCCATCGGCGCCGAACTGTTCCGCATCAACTGTGCAATGTGCCACAACGTCGCAGGTGCCGGTGGTGCGCTCACCGAGGGCAAGTGGGCCCCGGGGCTCGCGGGTGTCGACCCCGTTCACATCTACGGCGCCATGGTCACCGGGCCGCAAAACATGCCGGTCTTCAGCGACATGAACCTGACACCCGAAGAGAAGAACGACATCATCACCTACCTGCTGTACATCGAGGAGAACCCCTCGGTCGGTGGGTGGGATCTCGGCAGCCTCGGCCCCGTCTCCGAGGGCCTGTTCATCTGGATCTTCGGCCTCGGCGGACTCGTCGCAGTGACCATCTGGCTCACCGCGAAGTCCAACTGA